The stretch of DNA cctggcaccagccctacagtgaagcatagtggtggcagcatcatgctgtggggatttttttttacggactgggagactagtcaggttggagggaaagatcctcgatgaaaacctgctccagagagctcagaacctcagactagGTCGACAGtttactttccaacaggacaacaaccctaagcacacagccaagaaaacacaGGAGTGGTTTTGGGACAAATCTCaatgtacttgagtggcccagccagagcccagacttgaaccagatcgaacatctctggagacctgaaagcAGAGATGCTCCACGTCCAACCTgagcttgggaggatctgcaaaaaatggcagaaactccccaaatacaggtgtgctaagcttgtgtcatacccaagaagactcaaggctgtaatcactgacaaagatgcttcaacaaagtactgagttggGGGACTGAATACGTatttaaatgtgattttttttttttgctaaaacttctaaaaaaaacagtttttgctttgtcattatggggtattgagggAAACaaactatttcatccattttagaataaggctgtaacttaacatttggaaaaagtcaaatggtctgaatactttccgaatgcgctgtaaaTACAGAACCATTTTCAGCAATAAATGTAAACAAAGCCCATCATTACAAGTTGGTAGAACTGCAATTGCACCACCAAAAAGGAGCAAGAAAAAAAAGTGCAATGAATATTCTGTCATTTATTATAGAGTTGACCCCATTCGATCACATTTGAGTACGTGGGCTAACCATTGAAGCATGTGTTGCTAATTATCTAACCGTACATATATTTGGGAGGATTTCAGGAAAAGTCAATTAGACAGACAAACAACCAGCTTACTTTTGTGGTAGATGAAACAGAGTGACTGATGCCAGAGGTTATCAGCGTGTACAGCATACATAGATACAATACAATAAAATGACAGCGCACAAAGCAGTCTTTGGTCTTACCACTATAAACTCACATATAAATGTGTATTGTATCAAAAGTAGAAATTACATAGTCGTTGAAAGTAAATTCACATTTTTGACATACAATATGTAATAAAGGAGCATACATAGAGACATTGTATGTGTTAATAAAATGTTGAAACCATGGCTTTTTTAAGGACCTACTGGTTTTGCCATTTATTTTTTCACAATTATATTTTTCCTGTCCAAATAATTGCATGATTCTGGCTACCCATGTACTTTCAATATCAGTATCATTCACTTGTATGACAGTATGcaactaaatatttttttaaatataatatataGAAACATCTGAAACGCTGAGAGATTGTCATATTGAAGAGCAGACCTGTGCTTTTAATCCTGGGCTTTTAAAACAAGGCCTCTTGAATAGCCTCTGCTGCTGTGTTGGACATGAAGAATAATGTGTGCCAGATTTTCTCTTGTTTAAACTGTTACTACTAACCCCTGCAGATGAGCCCAGCCCAGAAAAGACTTGTGGCCCCCCTCTTGGAGCGATGGTTCTGGTGCCCTCCTAACTTGTTTAGAAGGTTGTTCTGTTGCCTCCTGGCTTGCGTGGTGATTCAGTTGTGAGGCACATGTGATGAACCTTCCGGGTGAGATAGATCAGGGAAGTGCTTTTAAAGTGTTGTTTGACCCGCTGTGGAGAAAGAGGACAATTACAATCTTTATTAGCAACAGAATCACTACTCAAATAGATCTATGGAAAAAATATAAAGAGTGATGTCATCAGCCTCTCACCTCACTAAGACATGGTCAGGGGTCATTCTCCTTCTTTACCATCACGTCTCCGTCTCCGGCAAGGATGGTGGAGATCTCTCCCTGCATGAAGGCCCAGGGCACGGTGGATCCAGCCAGAGGGCAGCGCTCGCCGCTGGGGCAGTACACCTCTCCTCCGGGGCCCTGGCTGCGAATGGAGCCGCGCGTGCATGGGAAGCAGAACTTGTGGTGCGGGACAGATGGACACTGGACAAAATGAGTGTCCTCCAGGCGCTCTCGGCAAAGGGTGCAGCAGAGCAGGGCGCTTGGGGTGCCGCTTCCAGACTCCCCAACGCTGGTGGTGCTTGGCCCCCCTTGGCCCATAACTGCCTGGGAGACTGCAGCAGAGGCTGAAGAGGGACTGCCACTGGTTGGGCGACCAGATGCGGAGGAGTGGGCCGAGGACATGCCGGGGCCATCTCGGGACATCTGGTTGGAGCTCAGGCTGTCGGCCACTCCCATGAGCGCTGAAATGGGTGAGGGCTGGCTGTGGGAGCGGGGCGGGCCGTCCTGGGGGTTGGGCATGCCTGAGCCCAGGGGCTCCATGCCTGGATAGGCACCTCGAGGCCAGGGATCCCTGGCTGGGTGATCCCCCATGGGccttccttcactctctccgTTTTCTGAGCCAGGGGATGCTTTGCGTCGCCGTGCAGCACCCTTTGGAGGTGCAGAGCGAACGGCAGGCACCATTGGCATGCCGCCATCTGCGTACAACTGTGGAAGAACATCGGGCATCGGTGGCTCCTTAAATGAACGCACGCCATCGCTTAGGAGCTCAGTGAGTGCACGCCAGTCCCCAGCGCTCTGCCGCCTCTCGTATTCCACGTAGCGCAGCCCAGAGTTCACTGCTTTGCCTGCATCTTTGTTAGAGTCACGGAACATCTGCCTGACCAGCTCCGTGATGCCAGAGAACACTATTCCAGAGCCGCTGGGGTACTCCACAAACACCTTCAGCTCAAACTCTGGCCCGGCCCCGGCTTCGAAAGCGAGGATGCGCCCCACCAAGTTGTGGTCTTTCCTGAAGCGCACGCTGAAGGGGGCACAGCCACAGAGGGTCACCAGGACTTCTCTTACCACTTTGGGGCGGTTGGGCCAGCCCTCTGCCCGGCTCCTGGCGCTCTCCGCTAGCTCAGCCATGACCTCCCCATTCCTCCAGCCTGCTTCCAGACCCACCAGAGCAGAGGCGCCAGCTCCCAGCGACATGGCTGACACTACCTGACGCCTACTAACATCACCCATTATAGGGCCAGAGGAGCCAGCAATATGTTGCCCCCCAGCCCTGGTGCCTAAAACGGGAGCCAACAAGCCGTGAGAGGGCCCCACTAACCCCTGGGCTATCAAAGCATGAGGTATGGTCCCATGTAGAGCAGGTATGGCCCCAGCCATAGCCCGTCTGGTGTTGGGGCTCTGCCTGCTCCCTTCTGACATACTCACATCCTCAGCTCTGTGCAGACCATTGGGGAGACGGGGGGAAACTCCATACTCTCCCCTAACCCTGTCTAAACGCTCTGCGTGctgcctccctccttccattGGCCCACCTGAGCTGGGTTTTCCTTGCTGAGGGCCTGGGGACCTTCCGTCCAAAACACCGTGGCTGCTCTTCAACTGCCTGGCCGTCTCAATTAGAAGCTCGATTCTGTCTGCCCCGTCGTAGTTCACGCATCCCCGGCAAACAGCTTCGCTGAATTCCCAGAGCATGGCCCAGGGCATCTTGGGCAGATCGCAGAGATAGCACCATTGCCGCCTAGAGGATGTCTGTGAGGCAGACGACATGTTGTTTACAGGCCCTCGCACAAACTTTCTTGAGCGGCCAACGCGTTTCAGTCTTTACTTTTCGCGGATTTTTCAATATTCAGTCACGTCGAACAACATGCCCCGATTTTGTTGTAAAATGTCAAACTGTCCGAACAGCTCTTGTCGATTGCCGCTTTTAAAAGTTAGCTACGTTTTCTTTCTCGGGCTGCCCGTGTCGTTATGTCTGGGAGGAAGTAAAATGAGTTTAAGACACCGGATACACCTACTGCATTGCTGTTGAATTCTGGGAGTTGTAGTTGACGTCGGAACTTCTATAGAAAGCTAGCCAGCTCACACTCATTGAACAATGAAAAATGAGCTACTGACTAGGTACTTGAGTAATGCAAATTTCAGTCACCAATGCTTCTACGCATGATGGCAAAAAGATAAACGATGGGACTAGTTTATATTTACTGAAATCGATAATATCTAGAATTTATGAGATACCATTTAAAAATGTTGCGATACTAAGTCAACATTTTGAGATACAGACAGACcatatatatttaagcaataaggcacgagggggtatggtatatagccaatataccacagctaagggctgttcttagctgTGGTATTTTGGCCTGATACCACAAAcctctgaggtgccttattgctattataaactggttacaaatgtaattagagcagtaaaaaaataatattttgtatACCCACGGTATGCAGTCTGATacaccatggctgtcagccaatcaacattcagggctTTAACCTCCCAGTTTATAATTCATAATTTGTAAAATTGTGAGGTGATTTCAAAGGTGACACCACAGGAGTGTTTTCCTGGGGCCCAAAGTTTATCCTGATCTGGTAGGCAAAGCTAACCAGGAAAAAATCCGGACCGTAATTATAGGGTATGACAAAGTAAGTAATCAGCTTTAATATAAAAcggtcatacatttttttttacgacAACTGCGATTAGACAACATAACTAACAGGAAtgagcttgctttatgcaggGTTGCATTGTGTAGGCAATTGCATCAGTAATTAAACAGTTACTCACGCAGTATGTCATCACTGTgcagtgttggaaaaagtacacaattgtcatacttgagtaaaagtaaagacaccttaacagaaaatgactcaagtaaaagtcactcagtaaattactacttgagtaaaagtctaaaagtatttgattttaaatatattttaaataagtatcaaaagtaaatgtaatttaagaaatatatacttaagtatcaaaagtaaaagtataaataatttcaaatagcATATATCAGGTAAACCAGACTgcaagattattatttatttttttcaatttaCGGATAGTCAGGGtcacactccaatactcagacataatttacaaatgaagcatttgtgtttagtgagtcagccaaatcagaggcagtagggatgagcagggatgttctcttgataagtatgtgaattggaccattttcctgccctgttaagcattcaaaatgtaagtacttttgggtgtcagggaaatgtatgAAGTaacagtacattattttctttaggaatgtagtggagtaaaagtaaaagttttcaaaaatgtaaatagtaaagtacagatactacttaaatagtactttaaagtatttttacttaagtacttcctTTACACAAATGCTATTGTGTTGATTAATTCCAGTCAATAATTTTGGATTCATAAGGTCTAGGTAGCCTAATCACCCGAAGTTTGAATATA from Oncorhynchus kisutch isolate 150728-3 linkage group LG28, Okis_V2, whole genome shotgun sequence encodes:
- the LOC109872819 gene encoding interferon regulatory factor 2-binding protein 1-like — protein: MSSASQTSSRRQWCYLCDLPKMPWAMLWEFSEAVCRGCVNYDGADRIELLIETARQLKSSHGVLDGRSPGPQQGKPSSGGPMEGGRQHAERLDRVRGEYGVSPRLPNGLHRAEDVSMSEGSRQSPNTRRAMAGAIPALHGTIPHALIAQGLVGPSHGLLAPVLGTRAGGQHIAGSSGPIMGDVSRRQVVSAMSLGAGASALVGLEAGWRNGEVMAELAESARSRAEGWPNRPKVVREVLVTLCGCAPFSVRFRKDHNLVGRILAFEAGAGPEFELKVFVEYPSGSGIVFSGITELVRQMFRDSNKDAGKAVNSGLRYVEYERRQSAGDWRALTELLSDGVRSFKEPPMPDVLPQLYADGGMPMVPAVRSAPPKGAARRRKASPGSENGESEGRPMGDHPARDPWPRGAYPGMEPLGSGMPNPQDGPPRSHSQPSPISALMGVADSLSSNQMSRDGPGMSSAHSSASGRPTSGSPSSASAAVSQAVMGQGGPSTTSVGESGSGTPSALLCCTLCRERLEDTHFVQCPSVPHHKFCFPCTRGSIRSQGPGGEVYCPSGERCPLAGSTVPWAFMQGEISTILAGDGDVMVKKENDP